One Megalops cyprinoides isolate fMegCyp1 chromosome 4, fMegCyp1.pri, whole genome shotgun sequence genomic window carries:
- the hsd17b3 gene encoding testosterone 17-beta-dehydrogenase 3, producing the protein MAMDSVELFLVSVGVLVTLFYAMKLVGLLKMLFPKTWYPLPKSFFTSLGEWAVITGGSDGIGKAYALELAKRGLDVVIISRSVEKLERAAKEIGDSTGRKVKVMTADFTEDDIYEHIERSLRGLNVAVLVNNVGVLPCHTPCRFLDTKDLEQKITKLINCNVKGLVKMCKIVLPGMEKRGKGLILNISSGVAYIPCPLYTMYGATKASPP; encoded by the exons ATGGCCATGGATTCAGTGGAACTGTTCCTCGTCTCTGTGGGAGTCTTGGTCACCCTGTTCTATGCAATGAAGCTCGTAGGCTTGCTCAAGATGCTTTTCCCCAAGACTTGGTACCCACTGCCCAAGTCCTTCTTCACTTCTCTGGGGGAGTGGGCAG tgatcACCGGGGGATCGGACGGGATTGGAAAGGCATATGCCTTGGAG CTGGCTAAGCGCGGCCTGGATGTCGTCATCATCAGCAGGTCTGTGGAGAAGCTCGAGAGGGCCGCAAAGGAGATAG GAGATTCTACAGGGCGGAAGGTAAAAGTCATGACAGCCGATTTCACAGAGGATGATATATATGAGCACATAGAGCGGAGCCTCCGGGGTTTAAATGTTGCCGTTTTAG tTAATAATGTGGGGGTTCTCCCTTGCCACACACCCTGCAGGTTCCTGGACACAAAGGACCTGGAGCAG AAAATAACGAAGCTGATCAACTGCAACGTGAAAGGGCTAGTGAAG ATGTGCAAGATAGTATTGCCTGGAATGGAGAAAAG GGGGAAGGGACTCATCCTCAACATATCGTCAGGTGTAGCATACATTCCCTGTCCACTCTACACTATGTATGGAGCAACCAAGGCAAGCCCCCCTTGA